The following proteins are co-located in the Syntrophorhabdales bacterium genome:
- a CDS encoding tripartite tricarboxylate transporter permease, whose translation MDFFSNLALGFGIALTIKNLSFCFLGVLIGTLIGVLPGLGPVATISLLLPTTFGMEPVTSIILLCGVYYGAMYGGSTTSILVNIPGEAASVVTCLDGYQMARKGRPGPALGISAFGSFIGGTLSIIGLMLLSPLLARMALKFGPPEFFGLMLLGLAMVTYLCRGPVMKGLIMAVAGLAVSCVGQDQISGSTRFTLNSITLMDGMGIVPVAMGMFGISEVLTNLEQILKQDVLAAKVTGIFPTLKDWADAKWPIIRGSLIGFFVSILPGAGTVIPTFMAYTVEKRLSKHPEKFGTGTIEGVAAPETANNAAAGGSMVTLLSLGLPSSVGMAILLGAFIIHGVQPGPLLISKHPGLFWGTIASMYIGNVMLLVLNLPLIGLWIKILKIPYNLLFPLIILFCFLGAYSLNNNIYDVLVMVIFGVFGYLVRKYEYEGAPFLLALVLGPMLENAFRQSLIYGDPFIFFNRPISAVLICVSFFLLISPLFKTFSQKRKTIEKALDEGD comes from the coding sequence ATGGATTTTTTTAGCAACCTGGCACTGGGTTTCGGTATCGCTCTCACTATCAAGAATCTTTCCTTCTGTTTCCTTGGTGTGCTTATCGGCACACTGATAGGCGTGCTGCCGGGACTCGGCCCTGTCGCAACCATTTCTCTGCTGCTGCCGACCACGTTCGGCATGGAACCTGTAACTTCAATTATTCTTCTCTGCGGGGTCTACTACGGTGCCATGTACGGCGGTTCCACCACCTCGATACTCGTCAATATTCCAGGCGAGGCAGCCTCGGTAGTCACCTGCCTCGACGGGTACCAGATGGCACGCAAAGGCCGTCCAGGGCCTGCGCTCGGTATTTCTGCGTTCGGCTCATTTATCGGAGGCACATTGAGCATTATCGGCCTTATGCTTCTTTCACCTCTTCTCGCCAGAATGGCGCTGAAATTCGGGCCGCCGGAATTCTTCGGACTGATGCTTCTCGGCCTTGCAATGGTAACCTACCTTTGCCGAGGTCCGGTTATGAAGGGTCTCATCATGGCAGTTGCCGGACTGGCGGTTTCGTGCGTCGGTCAGGACCAGATCAGCGGCTCGACACGTTTTACCCTGAACAGCATCACGCTCATGGACGGCATGGGAATTGTGCCCGTTGCCATGGGCATGTTCGGCATTTCCGAGGTGCTCACAAACCTGGAGCAGATACTAAAGCAGGACGTGCTCGCCGCGAAGGTCACCGGCATTTTCCCCACGCTCAAGGATTGGGCTGACGCCAAGTGGCCTATCATCCGCGGCTCACTCATCGGTTTCTTTGTCAGCATCCTGCCTGGCGCCGGCACCGTTATTCCCACGTTCATGGCCTACACGGTTGAGAAACGTCTCTCCAAGCACCCCGAGAAATTCGGCACGGGCACGATAGAAGGTGTGGCCGCGCCGGAGACGGCTAATAACGCTGCAGCAGGCGGTTCCATGGTGACACTCCTTTCGCTCGGGCTTCCGTCGAGTGTGGGCATGGCCATCCTGCTCGGCGCATTCATCATTCACGGCGTTCAACCGGGCCCGCTCCTCATCAGCAAGCACCCGGGATTGTTCTGGGGAACCATAGCAAGCATGTACATCGGCAATGTCATGCTCCTCGTCCTCAACCTGCCCCTGATCGGCCTCTGGATCAAGATATTGAAGATTCCCTACAATCTTCTTTTTCCGCTCATCATTCTGTTCTGCTTTCTCGGCGCTTACAGTCTGAACAACAATATTTACGATGTGCTCGTGATGGTGATATTCGGTGTCTTCGGATACCTGGTGCGAAAGTATGAGTACGAGGGAGCGCCCTTCCTCCTCGCGTTAGTTCTCGGGCCTATGCTGGAAAATGCCTTCCGCCAATCTCTCATCTACGGCGACCCCTTTATCTTTTTTAATCGCCCCATCTCTGCGGTTCTGATCTGTGTCTCGTTTTTCCTTCTTATCTCACCGCTTTTCAAGACGTTCTCTCAAAAAAGGAAAACAATAGAGAAGGCATTGGATGAAGGAGACTAG
- a CDS encoding tripartite tricarboxylate transporter TctB family protein, with the protein MRKREITSSLFWLLIGLILTIWSATYPIGNLAQPGTGFLPLGLGILMIIFSATLLIRAFKSTSAEKGTALTFPKRWLSLSVTVLILLAAVFLFENVGYMIIFFVLALVLPVLAGDITWRRSLIFAIFSTAGVYIIFVWLLKQPLPTGFLGW; encoded by the coding sequence ATGAGAAAAAGAGAGATCACCAGCAGCCTTTTCTGGCTGCTGATAGGCTTGATCCTCACGATCTGGTCTGCCACGTACCCCATCGGGAATCTGGCACAGCCCGGTACCGGCTTCCTGCCCCTTGGCCTCGGGATTCTCATGATCATATTTTCCGCGACCCTGTTGATCCGGGCTTTCAAATCGACCAGCGCTGAAAAAGGGACAGCCCTGACCTTTCCAAAACGGTGGCTTAGCCTTTCTGTAACTGTGCTCATTCTCCTCGCAGCGGTTTTTCTCTTCGAGAACGTCGGTTATATGATCATATTCTTCGTGCTCGCATTGGTGCTCCCCGTGCTCGCCGGAGATATCACGTGGAGGCGTTCATTGATCTTCGCAATCTTCTCGACGGCCGGCGTCTATATCATCTTCGTGTGGCTTTTGAAACAGCCGCTCCCGACAGGCTTCCTCGGATGGTGA